The Firmicutes bacterium CAG:345 genome window below encodes:
- a CDS encoding lon protease (product inferred by homology to UniProt) yields the protein MEDTKFLVIPNINGVAMPAIKMTCDLKTPYLQRASKKLNIGDKVLVVHVADSASFDDPAILANGGAKLVFIGTFCTVEDIVENEVLNGIKYSTIHIRGESVVALSNQTYDEESQVLYSGFAPYDDIPIEDSNLIYGEQKIVRTYDLLKEKYPEMGELDVPNELPLALHPYYFSYEFGFSDKLKVRILRENNPLMRFNIVLDGMKTIDQEPAIDAEISSKTDESIQRGQREYILRERAKAIKNLLKEYDGDDIDEKYDKAVNERPDDFPPNVLQKIKSESSRLKLLGAGNQEASVVRNYLDLLIKLPWKVSSKDNEDIPHVKEVLDEDHYGLEKQKDRILEYLAVKTMTKSLKAPILCLYGPPGVGKTSLAISVAKALNRKFVKFALGGIYDESEIRGHRRTYIGALPGRIITGIANAGTNNPVFLLDEIDKVSGGGIHGDPAAALLELLDPEQNINFEDNYLAMPFDLSNVLFICTANDISQVPAALRDRLELIELNTYTLFEKMNIAKKHLLKQEYELNGLNENLITFEDDAIEFIIDGYTREAGVRELRRKISTIMRKFSVKLLSKEVQTPFVVTKIVVEEFLNKPIFHHTRPLEGQVGIVNGLAYTSFGGEILPIECNITEGTGQLIRTGNLGDVMKESMQIAFSYVQELAQKYGYGYEYFSKHNFHIHCPEGAVPKDGPSAGVALSLCLLSAITGIPVSSDVAMTGEVDLRGRSMPIGGLREKTLAAVREHMRLVLIPKENHNDYLELPDEVKNNVEIKEVESVEDVVKLAFVRMPEEKAVPEQKKEEKASD from the coding sequence ATGGAAGATACAAAATTTTTAGTTATCCCCAATATTAATGGTGTCGCAATGCCAGCAATTAAAATGACTTGTGACCTAAAAACCCCTTATTTACAAAGAGCTAGTAAAAAATTGAATATCGGTGACAAAGTTCTAGTTGTTCATGTTGCGGATAGTGCTAGCTTTGATGATCCTGCTATCCTTGCTAATGGTGGGGCAAAACTTGTTTTTATCGGAACTTTTTGCACAGTCGAAGATATTGTTGAAAACGAGGTTTTAAATGGAATAAAGTATTCTACAATTCATATTAGAGGTGAAAGTGTAGTTGCCTTAAGCAATCAAACATATGATGAAGAAAGTCAAGTATTATATTCAGGCTTTGCACCATATGATGATATTCCAATTGAAGACAGCAATTTAATCTATGGAGAACAAAAGATAGTTCGAACATACGATTTATTGAAAGAAAAATACCCTGAAATGGGCGAATTAGATGTTCCAAATGAATTGCCATTGGCTTTGCACCCGTATTATTTTTCTTATGAGTTTGGCTTTAGCGATAAATTAAAAGTTCGTATATTACGTGAAAATAATCCATTGATGAGATTTAATATTGTCCTTGATGGAATGAAGACAATCGATCAAGAACCTGCCATTGACGCTGAAATTTCATCTAAAACAGATGAATCCATTCAACGTGGACAAAGAGAATATATTCTACGTGAAAGAGCTAAAGCGATAAAAAATCTTTTAAAAGAATACGATGGTGATGACATTGATGAAAAATATGACAAAGCAGTCAATGAAAGACCAGATGATTTTCCACCTAATGTTTTGCAAAAAATTAAAAGTGAAAGCTCTCGTTTAAAATTATTAGGTGCAGGAAACCAAGAAGCTTCAGTAGTTCGTAATTATTTGGATCTTCTTATCAAGTTACCTTGGAAAGTTTCTTCTAAAGATAATGAAGATATTCCTCATGTTAAAGAAGTTCTCGATGAAGATCATTATGGACTAGAAAAGCAAAAAGATCGTATTCTTGAATATCTTGCTGTTAAAACAATGACAAAATCGCTTAAAGCTCCAATTTTATGTTTATATGGTCCACCTGGAGTTGGTAAAACTTCATTAGCTATTTCTGTTGCTAAGGCCTTGAATAGAAAATTTGTTAAGTTTGCTTTAGGTGGTATTTACGATGAAAGCGAAATTCGTGGACATCGTCGTACATATATTGGGGCATTACCAGGTCGTATTATAACTGGCATTGCCAACGCTGGTACCAATAATCCAGTATTTCTCTTAGATGAAATAGATAAAGTTAGCGGTGGTGGTATCCATGGTGATCCTGCAGCTGCTTTGCTTGAATTACTTGATCCAGAACAAAATATTAACTTTGAAGATAATTATTTAGCGATGCCATTCGATTTATCAAATGTCTTATTCATTTGCACAGCTAACGATATTTCTCAAGTTCCAGCCGCTTTAAGAGATCGTCTCGAATTGATTGAACTTAATACATATACATTATTTGAAAAGATGAACATTGCAAAAAAACATCTTTTAAAACAAGAATATGAACTCAATGGATTAAATGAAAATTTAATAACATTTGAAGATGATGCTATTGAGTTTATTATTGATGGTTATACAAGAGAAGCTGGTGTTCGTGAATTAAGAAGAAAAATTAGCACTATAATGCGTAAATTTTCGGTTAAACTTTTATCTAAGGAAGTACAAACTCCGTTTGTGGTTACTAAAATTGTTGTTGAAGAGTTTTTAAATAAACCGATATTCCATCATACAAGACCATTAGAAGGACAAGTTGGTATAGTTAATGGTTTAGCTTATACATCTTTTGGCGGTGAAATTTTGCCGATTGAATGTAATATTACTGAAGGTACTGGTCAGCTTATTCGGACAGGTAATCTCGGTGATGTAATGAAAGAATCTATGCAAATAGCTTTCTCTTATGTTCAAGAATTAGCGCAGAAATATGGTTATGGCTATGAATATTTTTCAAAACATAATTTCCATATTCACTGCCCAGAAGGTGCGGTACCAAAAGATGGACCTTCAGCAGGCGTTGCATTAAGTTTATGTTTATTATCAGCTATAACAGGTATTCCTGTATCAAGCGATGTTGCAATGACTGGCGAAGTAGATTTACGCGGACGTTCTATGCCAATCGGTGGCTTGAGAGAAAAGACTTTGGCTGCTGTAAGAGAACATATGCGTCTGGTTTTAATTCCAAAAGAGAATCACAATGACTATTTAGAACTTCCGGATGAAGTAAAAAATAATGTTGAGATTAAAGAAGTTGAATCTGTTGAAGATGTTGTTAAATTAGCTTTTGTTCGTATGCCAGAAGAAAAAGCTGTTCCTGAACAAAAAAAAGAGGAAAAAGCTAGTGATTAA
- a CDS encoding probable GTP-binding protein EngB (product inferred by homology to UniProt), whose amino-acid sequence MIKLRDAKFLLSAVDEKSFLFDRPQVVFMGRSNAGKSSLVNAICDNKNLMKVSKTAGRTRQMNYLDVDGVAYLVDAPGYGFAGIFDFVHMLSLYFVTGKNKIKKAYFLFDPLRDLKDEDYELIEMFDEYQIPYAMVFTKIDRLNKKELNLTIKKADEKFPNAKHFYVSSSKKIGLEDLRADIAKSLSK is encoded by the coding sequence GTGATTAAGCTTCGCGATGCAAAATTTTTGCTATCCGCTGTAGATGAAAAATCATTCTTATTTGATCGTCCTCAAGTAGTTTTTATGGGGAGATCAAATGCTGGGAAATCTTCTCTGGTCAATGCTATTTGCGATAATAAAAATTTGATGAAAGTATCAAAAACAGCAGGTAGAACTCGTCAGATGAATTATCTAGATGTTGATGGTGTTGCTTATTTAGTCGATGCTCCAGGTTACGGATTTGCAGGTATATTTGATTTTGTTCATATGCTTTCACTATATTTTGTCACAGGAAAAAATAAGATAAAAAAAGCTTATTTCTTATTCGATCCTTTGCGTGATTTAAAAGATGAAGATTATGAACTTATTGAAATGTTTGATGAATATCAAATACCATATGCCATGGTTTTTACTAAAATCGATCGATTGAATAAAAAAGAATTAAATTTAACCATTAAAAAAGCTGATGAAAAATTTCCAAATGCCAAACATTTTTATGTTTCATCAAGTAAAAAAATTGGCTTAGAAGATCTACGCGCTGATATTGCTAAATCTTTATCTAAATAG
- a CDS encoding unknown (no significant homology to UniProt), producing the protein MRPITFNKAIILKNMIIGVENIYIEDNFNYSMDGNDLKILGKITIKYLVNDGLNKKEEETDIDVDCVLTLAKIDCKKDLSLRFKDYKVIMDEHLLRFYLHYDLVGNGKKIISFQEIAPCMKEEKIIAAMNKNYENKIDKESIAKIQELLKDEDVEVITTLPLEKKKKHKLRQKMMNKKNRK; encoded by the coding sequence ATGCGACCAATAACTTTCAATAAAGCTATTATTTTGAAAAATATGATAATTGGAGTTGAAAATATTTATATCGAAGATAATTTCAATTATTCAATGGATGGAAACGATTTAAAGATATTAGGAAAAATAACAATAAAGTATTTAGTAAACGATGGACTTAATAAAAAAGAAGAAGAGACAGATATTGATGTAGATTGTGTATTAACATTAGCAAAAATTGATTGCAAAAAGGATTTATCATTAAGATTTAAAGATTATAAAGTTATTATGGATGAACATTTATTACGTTTTTATCTGCATTATGACTTAGTAGGAAATGGAAAAAAAATAATATCTTTTCAAGAAATTGCGCCATGTATGAAAGAAGAAAAAATAATAGCAGCCATGAATAAAAATTATGAAAATAAAATAGATAAAGAATCAATTGCTAAAATACAAGAACTTTTAAAAGATGAAGATGTGGAAGTTATTACAACTTTGCCATTAGAAAAAAAGAAGAAACACAAATTAAGACAAAAAATGATGAACAAGAAGAACAGAAAATAA
- a CDS encoding uncharacterized protein (product inferred by homology to UniProt) has product MIKKAVEDNYGIVVEGIVKISEKAYKIFANNQIYLLKRHQDEYIENVFVRLKMLGIDTFLLPEMTIIGNYLFFMSQNVYALYHYYEDENLLNKDIRLHFYIKSLAQLHLESKFPMNVNDGFYVDKLDYIQKRIDDVDKKILTRIKRVEREDYHSPADWYFFMNYQHLHLGVNQAKRYLDKLDEEYKVTKNLHLCLTYQNFDFRHIIVKAQKILSLDKMAISSPINDLLFFFEENVINTIDISSYLKEYFAINPLEKYEIYELMAMLFIPNLKMNNGQKEDIFGLSQTIISLERAEKLATFISENFLASENEK; this is encoded by the coding sequence GTGATAAAGAAAGCAGTAGAAGATAATTATGGTATAGTTGTTGAAGGTATTGTTAAGATATCAGAAAAAGCATATAAAATATTTGCAAATAATCAAATTTATCTTTTGAAAAGACATCAAGATGAATATATCGAAAATGTTTTTGTGCGGTTGAAAATGTTAGGAATTGATACATTTTTGTTACCAGAAATGACTATCATTGGAAATTATTTGTTTTTCATGTCACAAAATGTTTATGCTTTATATCATTATTACGAAGATGAAAATTTATTAAATAAAGATATTCGTCTTCATTTTTATATTAAAAGTTTAGCGCAATTGCATCTTGAATCAAAATTTCCAATGAATGTAAATGATGGTTTTTATGTTGATAAATTAGATTACATTCAAAAAAGAATAGATGATGTCGATAAAAAAATATTGACGCGAATAAAAAGAGTGGAAAGAGAAGATTATCACTCACCAGCTGATTGGTATTTTTTTATGAATTATCAGCATTTACATTTAGGTGTTAATCAAGCGAAGAGGTATCTTGATAAATTAGATGAAGAATATAAGGTCACAAAAAATTTACATTTGTGTTTAACTTATCAAAATTTTGATTTTCGACATATAATTGTTAAGGCACAGAAAATATTATCATTAGATAAAATGGCTATATCTTCACCGATTAATGACCTCTTATTCTTTTTTGAAGAAAATGTTATAAATACGATAGATATTTCAAGTTATTTAAAGGAATATTTTGCGATTAATCCCTTAGAAAAATATGAAATATATGAATTGATGGCTATGTTATTTATTCCAAATTTAAAAATGAATAATGGTCAAAAAGAAGATATATTTGGATTATCACAGACAATAATATCATTAGAAAGAGCTGAAAAGTTAGCGACATTTATTTCCGAGAATTTCTTAGCGTCAGAAAATGAAAAATAA
- a CDS encoding endo-1 4-beta-xylanase Z (product inferred by homology to UniProt): MKKSIFLTLLSCLILISCNNENNTSSVSSSLSSIHSNTSTEFNYKAQYSEVNYNKNEELTYISNITNSEKHLTIHYPLNYSKDQFYPVLFLLHGMLNDHNSWFSLCSADTIIDNVSYFFNKKEFLTISINSKINVGEVEPAMFSEEYAQIYDLTGQEIIESVIPFLKDNFNILTGKDNFAICGFSMGGRESLLTAFSYQNYFSYIGAFSSASMYKNVFSFNGGEKVLDDFIIDENSTGFKYILLTTGKSDFMTNATKDYSNMMSKNSIEHTFLTLNGGHDYSVWSESLFEFVKNIF; the protein is encoded by the coding sequence ATGAAAAAAAGTATATTTTTAACTTTGCTAAGTTGTCTTATCTTAATATCTTGCAACAATGAAAATAACACTTCTTCAGTTAGTTCTTCTCTATCATCTATCCACTCTAATACTTCAACCGAATTCAACTATAAAGCTCAATATTCAGAAGTAAATTACAATAAAAATGAAGAACTAACTTATATTTCTAATATTACAAATAGTGAAAAGCATTTGACTATACATTATCCTCTCAATTATTCTAAAGATCAGTTTTATCCTGTTTTATTTCTTCTCCATGGAATGTTAAATGATCATAATTCTTGGTTTTCTCTTTGTTCTGCTGATACAATTATTGATAATGTTTCCTATTTTTTTAATAAAAAAGAATTTTTAACTATCAGTATCAATAGCAAAATAAATGTTGGTGAAGTTGAACCTGCCATGTTTTCAGAAGAATATGCTCAAATTTATGATTTAACCGGGCAAGAAATTATTGAAAGTGTTATACCTTTTTTAAAAGATAATTTTAATATTTTAACTGGAAAAGATAATTTTGCTATCTGCGGCTTTTCAATGGGTGGACGCGAAAGTCTTTTAACGGCTTTTTCCTACCAAAATTATTTTTCTTATATAGGCGCTTTTTCTTCCGCTAGTATGTATAAAAATGTTTTTTCCTTCAATGGTGGAGAAAAGGTTCTCGATGATTTTATTATAGATGAAAATTCAACAGGTTTTAAATATATTCTATTAACTACTGGAAAAAGTGATTTTATGACAAATGCAACAAAAGATTACTCCAATATGATGTCCAAAAATTCTATCGAGCATACTTTTTTGACATTGAATGGCGGTCATGATTATTCTGTTTGGTCAGAGTCACTATTTGAATTTGTTAAAAACATATTTTGA
- a CDS encoding valine--tRNA ligase (product inferred by homology to UniProt) yields MKELEKYYDPQQVEKGKDKFWYEHGYYSCDVNSKKKPFSVTLPPPNVTGILHIGHAKNTATTDMICRYKRLQGFDVLFAPGTDHAGIATQAKVEANLKKEGINKYDLGREKFLEKVWEWKEKSANYIHEQWGKLGLSLDYSRERFTLDEKTTEAVNHTFKTLYDQGLIYQKEKIINWDTSLMTALSNIEVIHEDIPGKFYYFKYRFATHPEDYLEVATTRPETMFGDTAVCFNPHDERYNKYEGEMVLNPANGEPLPLIGDRYVDKDFGTGVMKCTPAHDPNDFEIGKRHNLAVIKCMNLDGTMNEKAGIYQGQDRFVCRDNLVKKIEEQGDLIKIDEIIHSVGHSERSHTIVEPTLSKQWFVKMKPLAEDVIEKMKGKDKIQFFPRRFEKIFDRWLKTTEDWCISRQLWWGHRIPVYTNKETGEKICSETALDPKLYDQDPDVLDTWFSSALSPFALQNWPDVDDPYYKRYYPNDLLVTAYDIIFFWVARMAFQGVHLTGKLPFKNVFIHGLVRDEQGRKMSKSLGNGIDPIEVVEKYGADSLRYVVATNGTPGQDNNVGFKLIEESRTFLNKVWNAARFVLSLIPDGFESRSLTNKELSFDDKYIYHQFAKANKMIVKNMEKYELGQATKYLYDFVYDDYCGTYIELAKVELKHADEKRKDVIYNVLIDVLKDILISLFPTCPFITEEIYSYLPGHKISIYEESYPKGRLLRTGYDLGEKLVSIVKYIRAFKSENKISSQEKVTINIKGEKADLEKLTPFIKAFGPSEEIIYVESEENLRFFGNIGLSIKASKAEMSQEKIQERIAFLHNEIKRSEGLLNNKGFLAKAPEAKIKIEKEKYQQYLEELKKYEN; encoded by the coding sequence ATGAAAGAACTAGAAAAGTATTATGATCCACAACAAGTTGAAAAAGGAAAGGATAAATTTTGGTATGAACATGGTTATTATTCATGCGATGTAAATTCCAAAAAGAAACCATTTAGTGTTACTTTGCCTCCTCCAAATGTTACTGGTATTTTGCATATAGGTCATGCAAAAAATACAGCAACAACAGACATGATCTGCAGATATAAAAGACTTCAAGGTTTCGATGTACTTTTTGCTCCTGGCACAGATCATGCAGGAATTGCAACACAGGCTAAAGTTGAAGCAAACTTAAAAAAAGAAGGCATCAATAAATATGATTTAGGCCGGGAAAAATTTCTTGAAAAAGTATGGGAATGGAAAGAAAAATCAGCAAATTATATCCATGAACAATGGGGAAAATTAGGCTTGAGTTTAGATTATTCTCGCGAAAGATTTACATTGGATGAAAAGACAACAGAAGCTGTCAATCATACTTTTAAAACTTTATATGATCAAGGACTTATCTATCAAAAAGAGAAGATAATTAATTGGGATACTTCCTTGATGACAGCATTAAGTAACATTGAAGTTATTCATGAAGATATACCTGGTAAATTTTATTATTTTAAATATCGTTTTGCTACTCACCCTGAAGATTATCTTGAAGTTGCAACTACTAGACCAGAAACAATGTTTGGCGATACAGCGGTTTGCTTTAATCCACATGATGAACGATATAATAAATATGAAGGTGAAATGGTATTAAATCCTGCCAACGGTGAACCATTACCTCTAATTGGTGATAGATATGTTGATAAAGACTTCGGAACAGGTGTTATGAAATGTACTCCAGCTCATGATCCAAATGATTTTGAAATTGGAAAAAGACATAATTTAGCAGTTATAAAATGTATGAATCTTGATGGTACAATGAACGAAAAAGCAGGAATCTATCAAGGACAAGATCGCTTTGTTTGCCGTGATAATCTTGTCAAGAAAATAGAAGAACAAGGCGATTTAATTAAAATAGATGAAATTATTCACTCTGTTGGACATTCCGAACGTTCTCATACCATTGTCGAACCTACATTATCTAAACAATGGTTTGTAAAGATGAAACCATTAGCTGAAGATGTCATTGAAAAGATGAAAGGAAAAGATAAAATCCAATTCTTTCCACGTAGATTTGAAAAGATATTTGATAGATGGCTTAAAACTACAGAAGATTGGTGTATATCTCGTCAATTATGGTGGGGACATAGAATTCCTGTTTATACAAATAAAGAAACAGGAGAAAAGATATGTTCTGAAACAGCTCTTGATCCAAAATTATATGATCAAGATCCAGATGTTCTCGATACTTGGTTTTCTTCCGCTTTATCTCCATTCGCTTTACAAAATTGGCCAGATGTTGATGACCCATATTACAAAAGATATTATCCAAATGATCTTTTGGTTACTGCCTATGATATCATTTTCTTCTGGGTTGCCAGAATGGCATTCCAAGGAGTTCATTTAACAGGAAAACTTCCATTTAAAAATGTTTTTATTCATGGATTAGTTCGTGATGAACAAGGTAGAAAAATGAGTAAATCATTAGGAAATGGAATTGATCCAATTGAAGTTGTTGAAAAATATGGTGCAGATTCTTTGAGATATGTAGTTGCTACAAATGGTACACCTGGTCAAGATAATAATGTAGGATTTAAACTCATTGAAGAATCACGAACATTTTTAAATAAAGTATGGAATGCTGCCCGTTTTGTTCTCTCTTTAATTCCGGATGGTTTTGAATCACGTTCTTTAACTAATAAAGAATTATCCTTTGATGATAAATATATCTATCATCAATTTGCTAAGGCAAATAAAATGATTGTAAAGAACATGGAAAAGTATGAATTAGGTCAAGCCACTAAATATTTATATGATTTTGTTTATGATGATTACTGTGGTACATATATTGAATTAGCTAAGGTTGAATTAAAACATGCTGATGAAAAGAGAAAAGATGTTATTTATAATGTTTTGATAGATGTTCTTAAAGATATATTGATTTCTTTATTCCCAACTTGCCCATTTATTACTGAAGAAATTTATTCATATCTTCCAGGACATAAAATTAGTATTTACGAAGAAAGCTATCCAAAAGGTCGTTTGTTAAGAACTGGATACGATTTAGGAGAAAAGCTTGTCAGCATTGTAAAATATATCCGTGCATTTAAATCTGAAAATAAAATATCTTCTCAAGAAAAGGTGACAATAAATATTAAAGGTGAAAAAGCTGATTTGGAAAAATTGACTCCATTTATTAAAGCATTTGGACCTTCTGAAGAAATAATATATGTCGAAAGCGAGGAAAACCTTCGTTTCTTTGGAAACATTGGTCTTTCAATTAAAGCTTCAAAGGCTGAAATGTCTCAGGAAAAAATTCAAGAGAGAATTGCTTTCCTTCATAATGAAATAAAAAGAAGTGAAGGACTTTTAAACAATAAAGGATTTTTAGCAAAAGCTCCAGAAGCTAAAATAAAAATTGAAAAAGAAAAATATCAACAATATTTAGAAGAATTAAAAAAATACGAAAACTAG
- a CDS encoding unknown (no significant homology to UniProt), which produces MKKELLDEQMVKVEGGEALTLSAVLSVLVIGIVAVMCYRIFMSEKGNISLPGGYKFSWGK; this is translated from the coding sequence ATGAAAAAAGAATTGCTAGATGAACAGATGGTTAAAGTTGAAGGTGGAGAGGCATTAACACTTTCTGCAGTATTATCCGTTTTAGTAATTGGTATTGTCGCAGTTATGTGTTATCGAATTTTTATGTCAGAAAAAGGAAATATTTCTTTGCCTGGTGGATATAAGTTTTCTTGGGGAAAATAA
- a CDS encoding dNA repair protein RadC (product inferred by homology to UniProt): protein MSIKNMSIDSRPRERLELVGLSNLSNAELLAIIIGSGSKEKSAIAIANELLEKVGSIRKLSRLNLNNIKIKGFGRVKKINVSVAFELGRRAVNELERKINLKESHAIYRFCFPKYYGLQKEKISLIILDKNLNFIYEESENSGTFNDISFSMPWVLRVCSINQGPNAILIHNHPSNIPKPSAQDDVATYTIKECLKLLGVCLYDHIIISDNSYYSYRDKNRLNKINEKLIIDNLSTK from the coding sequence ATGTCGATAAAAAATATGAGTATTGACTCTAGGCCACGTGAAAGACTAGAGTTAGTAGGATTATCAAACTTATCCAATGCGGAACTATTAGCGATTATAATTGGTTCTGGCAGCAAAGAAAAATCCGCAATAGCAATTGCTAATGAACTATTAGAAAAAGTAGGAAGCATAAGAAAATTAAGCAGACTCAATTTAAACAATATAAAAATAAAAGGATTTGGAAGAGTAAAAAAAATCAATGTTTCGGTTGCTTTTGAATTAGGTAGAAGAGCAGTTAATGAATTAGAAAGAAAAATAAATTTGAAAGAATCACATGCGATTTATAGATTTTGTTTTCCTAAATATTATGGCCTACAAAAGGAAAAAATCAGTTTAATTATTCTTGATAAAAACTTAAATTTTATTTATGAAGAAAGTGAAAATAGTGGAACGTTTAATGATATTAGTTTTTCAATGCCATGGGTATTAAGAGTATGTTCGATAAATCAAGGACCGAACGCTATTTTAATTCATAATCATCCATCAAATATTCCTAAACCTTCAGCACAAGATGATGTTGCAACATATACAATTAAAGAATGCTTAAAATTATTAGGAGTTTGTTTATATGATCATATAATTATTTCTGATAATTCATATTATTCATATAGAGATAAAAATAGATTAAATAAAATTAATGAAAAATTGATAATTGATAATCTTTCGACAAAATAA
- a CDS encoding unknown (no significant homology to UniProt) has product MKSLAKNMFNSKFYKLSKIVKLKNTKNMRNAGYVAYLSWFYDFSKFEAKLTKRVDYFHQDLIGKFLILRNKTFIDGNIDNTSTLIVLNKVYIRGFNFAKTIIIGKGKIYRL; this is encoded by the coding sequence ATGAAAAGCTTAGCAAAAAATATGTTTAATAGTAAATTTTACAAACTTTCAAAAATAGTTAAATTAAAGAACACAAAAAATATGCGGAATGCTGGATATGTTGCATATTTATCATGGTTTTATGATTTTTCAAAATTTGAAGCAAAATTAACAAAGAGAGTAGATTATTTTCATCAAGATTTGATCGGCAAATTTTTGATTTTAAGGAATAAAACTTTTATTGATGGAAATATAGATAATACATCTACTTTAATTGTTTTGAATAAAGTTTATATTAGAGGATTTAATTTTGCTAAAACAATAATAATTGGAAAAGGAAAAATCTATCGATTATGA
- a CDS encoding site-determining protein (product inferred by homology to UniProt): MKKKIISVVSGKGGVGKSTIVSLIGLALKRKNNKVLLIDADIGLSNLELILHTEKSPYDLEDVLNGEIEIDSVYNYLDKNLAIVNLYNHISINEFDEEKVLNIFPRLIENFNVVIIDAPSGIEKGFEFAVKSCTEAIIVINQTNASVSDAIKVEYILKNIYQKPYYFILNKYSSKNSKIFFKKIGYISNKIKFFIKNDEKISQDKFISEALLEKLYLVVENEKEYNI; encoded by the coding sequence ATGAAAAAGAAGATTATTTCTGTAGTATCAGGAAAAGGAGGAGTTGGAAAATCAACTATTGTATCATTAATTGGATTGGCTTTGAAAAGGAAAAATAATAAAGTTTTATTAATAGATGCTGATATTGGATTAAGTAATTTAGAATTGATTTTACATACGGAAAAAAGTCCATATGATTTAGAAGATGTTTTAAATGGAGAAATTGAAATAGATAGTGTTTATAACTACTTAGACAAAAATCTTGCAATAGTTAATTTATATAATCACATATCGATAAATGAATTCGATGAAGAAAAAGTATTAAATATTTTTCCAAGATTAATAGAAAATTTTAACGTTGTAATAATAGATGCTCCTTCAGGTATAGAAAAAGGTTTTGAATTTGCAGTAAAAAGCTGTACAGAAGCTATTATTGTTATTAATCAAACCAATGCCAGTGTAAGTGATGCCATAAAAGTAGAATATATTCTAAAAAATATTTATCAAAAGCCATATTATTTTATATTGAATAAATATTCTTCCAAAAATAGTAAGATATTTTTTAAGAAAATTGGATATATTTCTAACAAAATAAAATTCTTTATTAAAAATGATGAAAAAATATCTCAAGATAAATTTATTAGTGAAGCGTTATTAGAAAAATTATATTTGGTGGTGGAAAATGAAAAAGAATACAATATTTGA